One region of uncultured Methanolobus sp. genomic DNA includes:
- a CDS encoding zinc ABC transporter substrate-binding protein: MDKKNSLLLIGVLVAVVLLALVLSIQVDDDSEDLKIVTSVYPLGYMAREIGGDKVQVDLLVPENTEVHSWYPSASDVLKASKADIFVYNGAGLEQWVEYSLLPALEGSNMSVVETTKGLDLSTSYEYDLTRLFIFDNDNSRTLVYDISEDDAVLVSTLPFAMNATKHSGFFDNTPFIRSSLGTCYLFVPNPESLKVLNTGLHGDHFHDPEVLSTIDAENPRHYAISTDGKQIAFALDNEQAVLVVDTENPGSYSKYEDPGTSSTSHATVVYDEDGLLYIGEMNTPAEENLRILQSSSGDVVVEGNAGDSPHGGVYSPFTGNVYFNGRGDSFGLVKVSGSGYEGLIPYTHNGTYLTRSWISDDGRSLISYTGNESLDLEYSSIVVYDLVNEVLEKEIEVHVREVSEEYGWPNSVFISGSNLVAISDPSDGQVVLVNLATGGTHNVQLEGSFPQAIRIIENQEKNTLWAVTSDGNVHLIDLEEMSAIKTWQLEEKPGSNNVLALVAVESMSAQVYDPHTWISPYIAMQQGEQIYETIVQADPENEAYYTKRWNNLKDKLTDLDERYMSELANTENEYIFVTHSAYGYLANRYGFEQEGVIGISADEQPSSSAMAALVNKMIETDTYFLYVDPVYSDAYVKTLKSNTESLSGKEVQVETLYIMTGTVDNKDYLEQMEANLESLKKGLGAT, translated from the coding sequence ATGGATAAGAAAAATTCACTCCTATTAATTGGAGTATTAGTTGCAGTTGTCCTCCTTGCTCTTGTTCTTTCGATACAGGTGGATGATGATAGTGAAGACCTGAAAATAGTAACAAGTGTATATCCTCTGGGATATATGGCCCGGGAAATAGGAGGGGATAAGGTCCAAGTCGATCTTCTTGTTCCCGAGAACACAGAGGTCCATTCCTGGTACCCGTCTGCATCGGATGTACTCAAAGCCAGCAAAGCTGACATATTTGTATATAACGGAGCAGGTCTTGAGCAGTGGGTTGAGTACAGTCTGCTGCCTGCTTTAGAGGGCAGCAACATGTCAGTTGTGGAAACAACAAAAGGGCTGGACCTGTCAACATCCTATGAGTACGATCTTACACGCTTATTCATATTCGATAATGATAACTCCAGAACACTTGTCTATGATATAAGTGAAGATGATGCAGTTCTTGTCAGCACCCTGCCATTTGCTATGAACGCCACCAAACACAGTGGCTTTTTTGATAATACACCATTTATCAGAAGTTCCTTAGGTACTTGTTATCTGTTCGTACCCAACCCTGAAAGCCTGAAAGTGCTTAACACAGGATTACATGGGGACCACTTCCACGATCCTGAAGTTCTAAGCACCATTGATGCGGAAAATCCACGGCATTATGCAATATCCACCGATGGTAAACAGATAGCATTTGCCCTTGATAATGAACAGGCGGTTCTGGTAGTGGATACCGAAAATCCGGGATCATATAGCAAATATGAAGACCCGGGAACTTCATCCACAAGTCATGCAACTGTTGTTTATGACGAGGATGGATTGCTATACATCGGGGAAATGAATACACCGGCAGAAGAGAACCTGCGTATACTCCAGTCTTCTAGTGGTGATGTAGTGGTCGAAGGCAATGCAGGTGACTCTCCGCATGGGGGAGTCTATTCTCCGTTTACAGGCAATGTGTACTTCAATGGCAGAGGGGATAGCTTTGGCCTTGTCAAGGTATCAGGTTCAGGATATGAAGGTTTGATCCCATATACTCACAATGGCACATACCTGACCCGCTCATGGATCAGTGATGATGGAAGAAGTCTGATCTCATATACAGGTAACGAGTCTCTGGATCTGGAATATTCAAGTATTGTTGTTTACGATCTTGTCAATGAGGTTCTTGAGAAAGAGATAGAAGTCCATGTCCGGGAAGTATCAGAAGAATATGGCTGGCCAAATTCTGTTTTCATCAGTGGCAGCAACCTGGTGGCCATTTCAGATCCCAGTGATGGTCAGGTAGTACTGGTAAACCTGGCAACAGGAGGCACTCACAATGTCCAGCTTGAGGGTTCCTTCCCACAGGCTATAAGGATAATAGAAAACCAGGAAAAAAATACATTGTGGGCAGTGACATCTGATGGCAATGTTCATCTGATAGACCTGGAAGAGATGTCTGCTATTAAAACATGGCAACTTGAGGAAAAACCCGGTTCCAACAATGTGCTTGCACTGGTGGCTGTGGAATCCATGTCAGCCCAGGTTTATGACCCCCATACATGGATAAGTCCGTATATTGCAATGCAGCAGGGAGAACAAATATATGAGACCATCGTTCAGGCAGATCCTGAAAATGAAGCTTACTACACTAAAAGGTGGAACAATTTGAAGGACAAACTGACAGACCTGGATGAAAGATACATGAGTGAACTTGCCAACACCGAAAATGAGTATATTTTCGTGACACATTCCGCATATGGATATCTTGCCAACAGGTATGGTTTTGAGCAGGAAGGAGTTATCGGTATATCGGCAGATGAACAGCCAAGCTCCTCGGCCATGGCGGCTCTTGTTAATAAGATGATAGAAACTGATACTTATTTCCTGTATGTCGACCCGGTTTATTCAGATGCATATGTAAAGACATTAAAAAGCAACACTGAAAGCCTGAGCGGGAAGGAAGTGCAGGTTGAAACCCTGTATATCATGACAGGAACTGTTGACAATAAGGACTATCTTGAGCAGATGGAGGCAAACCTCGAATCCCTCAAGAAAGGGCTTGGAGCCACATGA
- a CDS encoding metal ABC transporter ATP-binding protein codes for MIIDKQKEDIVLKVSNLDVYRGNSNIIREAGFSIHKGDYVGIIGPNGGGKTTLILSILGEIEHEKGSIELFGQDTASFTQWDKVAYIPQNAIEFDYHFPLSVKELVSLGRVRKSNLFRRLNSQDWDKVNEAMDLMGISDLANRRIGQLSGGQKQRAFVAKALVRDPEVLFLDEPITGMDFETQERFYKTLSNLNLHRKLTILVVSHDLTAVFCRMSRVICVNNKVHDSEIRPDLDPNDFLQQAYGEHFHFVFHDHKCQGDFNGA; via the coding sequence ATGATCATTGATAAACAGAAGGAGGATATCGTACTCAAGGTCAGCAACCTGGATGTTTACAGGGGCAACAGTAACATTATCCGGGAGGCAGGCTTTTCTATCCATAAAGGGGACTATGTTGGAATTATCGGTCCCAACGGCGGGGGAAAAACCACCCTGATCTTAAGCATACTTGGTGAGATCGAACATGAAAAAGGGAGTATTGAACTGTTCGGCCAGGATACTGCCAGTTTCACCCAGTGGGATAAAGTGGCTTACATCCCGCAGAATGCCATCGAATTTGATTATCATTTTCCTTTGAGTGTCAAAGAACTTGTCTCTTTAGGACGGGTCAGAAAATCGAACCTGTTCAGGAGGCTTAATTCACAGGACTGGGACAAAGTCAATGAAGCAATGGACCTTATGGGTATATCCGATCTTGCAAACCGAAGAATAGGACAGCTTTCAGGAGGACAGAAACAAAGGGCATTTGTTGCAAAGGCTCTTGTAAGGGACCCTGAAGTCCTTTTCCTGGACGAGCCAATTACCGGTATGGATTTTGAGACACAGGAGAGGTTCTATAAGACCCTGAGCAATCTGAATCTTCACAGGAAATTAACTATTCTGGTTGTGTCCCATGACCTGACAGCTGTATTCTGTCGTATGTCAAGGGTGATCTGTGTAAATAATAAGGTTCACGATTCTGAGATAAGACCTGACCTTGATCCGAACGATTTCCTGCAACAGGCTTATGGGGAGCATTTCCACTTTGTATTCCACGATCATAAATGCCAGGGTGATTTCAATGGTGCTTGA
- a CDS encoding class I SAM-dependent methyltransferase encodes MVSHNLKDVSETLLIPLWARAEEWDKADPVIMDEHALDLVRDIDYDFSKFKGSWMSQLGCAIRANILDRETKRFVREYPDAVIINLGCGLDTRFFRVDNGTINWYDLDLPPVIEVRKQFFRENDRYRMLGTSIFDHNWIDDIVHDNRPVLFIAEGVFMYFDPEQVQNILNRLIGSFPNAWMLLEVFPKFFLRFSRKHETLKMMDKPLVFKWGINKPDDLKAIDKRLRVKASFNYFDIRKDRWRWLGKLAYIPWVRNNMNNRILKLEFA; translated from the coding sequence TTGGTCAGTCATAATTTGAAAGATGTTTCTGAGACCCTTTTGATCCCTTTGTGGGCAAGGGCAGAAGAATGGGACAAAGCAGACCCTGTTATCATGGACGAACATGCACTTGACCTTGTCCGGGATATAGATTATGATTTTTCGAAGTTTAAAGGATCATGGATGTCCCAACTTGGCTGTGCGATCAGGGCGAACATACTTGACAGGGAAACAAAACGTTTCGTAAGAGAGTACCCGGATGCAGTTATCATCAATCTGGGTTGCGGGCTCGATACCAGATTTTTCAGAGTGGACAACGGGACTATAAACTGGTATGACCTGGACCTGCCTCCGGTAATCGAGGTGAGAAAACAATTCTTCCGGGAAAATGACCGGTACAGGATGCTTGGTACTTCTATCTTCGATCATAACTGGATTGACGACATCGTGCATGATAACAGACCTGTGCTTTTTATTGCAGAAGGGGTTTTCATGTACTTTGATCCGGAACAGGTGCAGAATATATTAAACCGGCTTATCGGGAGTTTTCCTAATGCATGGATGCTTCTGGAAGTTTTTCCAAAGTTCTTCTTACGATTCAGCAGGAAACATGAGACCCTGAAGATGATGGACAAGCCCCTTGTTTTCAAATGGGGAATAAATAAACCGGATGACCTTAAAGCTATTGACAAACGACTCAGGGTCAAAGCTTCATTCAATTATTTTGATATAAGAAAAGACAGGTGGAGATGGCTGGGCAAACTGGCTTACATCCCCTGGGTCAGGAATAATATGAATAACAGAATACTGAAGCTTGAGTTCGCATGA
- a CDS encoding class I SAM-dependent methyltransferase — protein MQESLIPKIRPQISNEIAETLFITLYMRSQETKNPDGIIRDTTAEKLVSKIDYDFSKFSKGKMSGIGTSIRVRHFDTKVSDFIEKHRQPVVVLIGCGLDTRYQRLSNSKKAVFYELDLPEVIKLRQTLLPPKSNQKYISASMLETDWMEMLAASHPQGNFIFVIEGVLMYFRKNQVKSVICNLARHFPGSEIHFDAVSEWTCKHSKLHDTIKHMNADFIWGLNDASEIECWDQNIRHHDTLYYMDVEKKRWGLKGYIMGLIPTFRKASCILHYDVVS, from the coding sequence ATGCAAGAATCTTTAATTCCAAAGATCCGGCCTCAGATATCAAATGAAATAGCTGAGACTTTGTTTATCACTTTATACATGCGAAGTCAGGAGACAAAAAATCCTGACGGAATTATCAGGGATACAACCGCAGAAAAACTTGTCAGTAAAATCGATTATGATTTTTCAAAGTTCAGTAAAGGCAAAATGAGTGGTATCGGGACTTCAATAAGAGTTCGTCACTTTGATACTAAAGTGTCTGACTTTATTGAAAAGCACCGGCAACCTGTGGTTGTCCTGATCGGCTGCGGACTTGATACGCGATACCAGCGACTTTCCAATAGCAAAAAAGCTGTATTCTACGAACTTGATCTACCTGAAGTGATCAAACTCAGGCAAACGCTTCTGCCGCCAAAGTCAAACCAGAAGTACATAAGTGCTTCAATGCTTGAAACGGACTGGATGGAAATGCTGGCAGCCAGTCATCCGCAGGGTAATTTTATTTTTGTGATTGAAGGAGTATTGATGTATTTCCGGAAAAACCAGGTAAAATCCGTGATCTGTAATCTTGCCAGACATTTCCCGGGATCTGAGATTCATTTTGATGCAGTAAGTGAATGGACATGTAAGCATTCAAAATTGCATGATACTATAAAGCATATGAATGCGGATTTCATATGGGGCCTGAATGATGCTTCGGAAATTGAATGCTGGGACCAAAATATCAGACACCATGATACTCTTTATTATATGGATGTGGAGAAAAAAAGGTGGGGTCTGAAAGGGTATATAATGGGCCTGATCCCCACATTCAGAAAAGCATCCTGTATTCTTCATTATGATGTTGTTTCATAA
- a CDS encoding CbiX/SirB N-terminal domain-containing protein, protein MRKKQKVISKAITTILLVFMVVLIISLPAGASASSEESGSGTVGILVVAHGSTSESWCDSVRDAVADANLDYPVEIGFLEMVDNETIPDAVEKLEEQGVTDIVAVPLFVSSNSGHIDEIKYILGLSDDEPEEDLTQVDTNAIIVLCDAMDDHSFIAEIIADRAAKLTDNAEGGTVVLALHGTTGEDIEGWNESASSLASKTKLILRHSMGIDIEDVKYGFMNVDESSEEYELSNVVSEVAETSHAIVIPLFICEGYYTNTKIPSLLDGLDYEYPEAGDRALTPHTSVGDWIEVMVAQELPYPELSIYDDDELLSLSLEDIEACLCGVTAYRSSFVAFSYGQVWNDLPVRGDISITSGHPSDGHEEVFLYILGGLSEDYTIDAPDGTNTTYIKPENYFYIFEQKSTENTVTVTVQDDVFPENMYELRTKSKLGTASPEEKQAFRLLKSIMQERMTYSPSDELFEADVVLPGGLAIDAGWNFISVPAALSNSNVDAVLSGVNYDAIVYYNTSSGMWEQGGVDFTDLEPLKAYWIKNSEESVQYITEDMLEPEVPAVPATITLQEGWNAIGYSDADDSLSAEMTLQSMDDSYSLIKGPYDPEDMTYGFVGHNGETGVVSGSHVGTDFFEMDPYNGYWVLVTQETTLYGF, encoded by the coding sequence ATGAGAAAAAAGCAAAAAGTAATCTCAAAGGCCATTACAACTATTCTGTTGGTCTTTATGGTGGTATTGATTATTAGTTTACCTGCAGGTGCCAGTGCCTCTTCTGAAGAATCAGGCAGTGGAACCGTGGGAATTCTGGTGGTAGCCCACGGCAGTACAAGCGAAAGCTGGTGTGATTCGGTCAGGGATGCCGTTGCCGATGCAAACCTGGATTATCCTGTTGAAATAGGATTCCTTGAAATGGTTGACAACGAAACTATCCCTGATGCAGTTGAAAAACTTGAGGAACAGGGAGTTACGGATATCGTAGCAGTCCCTCTCTTCGTATCATCCAACAGCGGTCACATTGACGAGATAAAATATATTCTCGGACTCAGTGATGACGAGCCGGAGGAAGACCTTACGCAGGTGGACACGAATGCGATAATAGTTCTTTGTGATGCAATGGACGACCACTCCTTTATTGCGGAAATTATCGCAGATAGAGCAGCCAAACTGACTGATAACGCAGAAGGCGGGACAGTTGTCCTTGCTCTGCACGGTACTACCGGTGAAGATATCGAAGGCTGGAACGAGAGTGCCAGTTCACTTGCCAGCAAGACAAAACTCATCCTGAGACATAGCATGGGTATTGATATTGAAGATGTGAAATATGGATTCATGAATGTTGATGAGTCTTCCGAAGAATATGAACTAAGCAATGTCGTAAGTGAGGTTGCTGAAACATCGCATGCGATTGTGATCCCGTTGTTCATCTGCGAGGGATATTACACAAACACAAAGATTCCTTCATTGCTGGATGGTCTGGATTATGAGTATCCTGAAGCTGGTGACAGGGCACTGACACCGCACACAAGCGTAGGAGACTGGATAGAAGTCATGGTTGCACAGGAGCTTCCGTATCCTGAACTCTCAATCTACGATGACGATGAGCTGCTTTCATTGTCCCTTGAAGACATTGAAGCCTGTCTCTGCGGAGTAACTGCATACAGGTCTTCCTTTGTGGCTTTCTCATACGGGCAAGTCTGGAATGACCTTCCTGTAAGAGGGGACATCAGCATAACAAGCGGACATCCTTCAGACGGTCACGAGGAAGTGTTCCTGTACATTCTTGGTGGTCTCTCTGAGGATTACACAATAGATGCACCGGACGGTACAAATACAACCTACATCAAGCCGGAGAACTACTTTTACATCTTTGAGCAGAAATCTACGGAAAACACAGTTACTGTGACAGTACAGGATGATGTGTTCCCGGAGAATATGTACGAACTCAGGACAAAATCCAAACTTGGCACTGCCAGTCCAGAGGAAAAACAGGCGTTCAGGTTGCTTAAATCCATCATGCAGGAACGTATGACATACAGCCCTTCAGATGAGTTATTTGAAGCGGATGTTGTGCTTCCGGGTGGTCTTGCCATTGATGCGGGCTGGAACTTCATTTCAGTGCCTGCTGCACTGAGCAATAGTAACGTTGATGCTGTCCTTTCCGGGGTAAACTACGATGCGATAGTGTATTACAACACATCATCAGGCATGTGGGAACAGGGCGGTGTGGATTTCACAGACCTTGAACCTCTCAAAGCATACTGGATTAAGAATTCTGAAGAATCTGTCCAGTACATCACAGAAGACATGCTCGAACCTGAAGTACCTGCTGTTCCTGCAACTATAACCTTGCAGGAAGGCTGGAATGCCATAGGGTACAGTGATGCGGATGATTCCCTGTCTGCGGAAATGACTCTCCAGTCAATGGATGATTCATATTCACTGATCAAAGGACCTTATGATCCGGAAGATATGACTTACGGATTTGTGGGCCATAATGGCGAAACAGGCGTCGTTTCAGGTAGTCATGTAGGTACGGACTTTTTCGAGATGGATCCCTACAACGGGTACTGGGTTCTTGTGACACAGGAGACCACACTGTACGGATTCTGA
- a CDS encoding metal ABC transporter permease translates to MVLDLLLGDLPQLLRMPFFQMALVGGCLISLICSTMGLFIVLRKESMIGDSVAHTAFGGIALGLLLGTDPIFTAMIISILSLLGISYMRSRGIAESDSAMAVMLAGGFSLGLIVISIAGGFNVALMDYLFGSILTITMDDMMLICVLGLAVFAVTMLLYKELMAITFDERASRMNGIPVSKISVVFNILMGITIVLSIKVVGIILVVALIVIPALTALQLEQSFRNTAIYSMAFGLLSMITGIVISGVMDVAAAGVIVFTGILIFLIVTTYKRLNKT, encoded by the coding sequence ATGGTGCTTGATCTTCTTCTTGGTGACCTTCCCCAATTGCTGAGAATGCCTTTTTTCCAGATGGCACTGGTAGGCGGATGCCTGATATCCCTTATATGTTCTACAATGGGCCTTTTCATTGTCCTGAGGAAAGAATCAATGATAGGTGACAGCGTAGCCCACACTGCTTTTGGAGGGATCGCTCTTGGACTTCTGCTTGGGACAGACCCCATATTCACTGCGATGATAATCTCGATTCTTTCACTTCTCGGGATATCTTACATGAGAAGCAGAGGTATTGCAGAATCAGATTCAGCTATGGCTGTCATGCTTGCAGGAGGATTCTCTCTCGGACTCATAGTTATCAGCATTGCGGGTGGGTTTAATGTTGCTCTTATGGACTATCTTTTCGGTTCCATACTGACCATCACAATGGATGACATGATGCTTATATGCGTATTGGGACTTGCAGTTTTTGCGGTTACGATGTTACTGTACAAGGAACTTATGGCAATCACATTCGATGAGCGGGCTTCCCGGATGAATGGTATCCCGGTTTCAAAGATATCTGTTGTTTTCAATATTCTCATGGGCATAACAATAGTGCTCTCAATAAAAGTGGTGGGAATTATCCTTGTAGTTGCACTTATTGTCATTCCTGCCCTCACAGCACTGCAACTGGAGCAATCATTCCGCAATACCGCAATCTACAGCATGGCCTTCGGTCTTCTTAGCATGATAACAGGAATAGTAATTTCCGGTGTAATGGATGTAGCAGCGGCAGGTGTCATTGTTTTCACAGGAATACTCATCTTCCTCATAGTAACAACTTATAAACGTCTGAACAAAACATGA
- a CDS encoding M1 family metallopeptidase produces the protein MKRIYKYYPEDFGELNVKVIHMDLVFEIFDDHTKVTSDLKLQTLEKPIDELELNCKKLEILSVNCKEYDIDHEYKIKDDILLIKFKQTVPENTEIVISTETICRPTDNILEGLYYDETPAGAPPQQITQCQQWGFQRIVPCIDDMTAKCTYTTTIIADERYTNLITNGDIIEERHSVGNGRDKIVYDNSVTPMATYLFFLGAGTYDAFKKEFEYPDGHTFDLELLVPPGSDPVIAGKSLDVLYDSIMWIHLFTGPEQHNQIEKRNQIMNMIKQRDLLKSEKENAGEKLEKIREELKNAIAAIKPGYKYTGTVYREIGMQNSNFGGMENVGNTTISTNRIMPFPEMTDTAFEYLMRVKVHEFYHNLNGSEVTGWSPFEIWLNEAVTVHIERMYHAYHFGEEYSRLGEVLTLLAPGSGTFALDRGAASMPIIPDGFNDPDDLISAVTYVKAPEFVNMLETMMGNETFVKALDAYHSKYKHSNATSWEWIDVMEEASGLELKDMANIWLKQTQFPVLNVESSYNENERKCTLSFRQEIPEGRSFWELPICVALVDENGNDLAEVMERMTDREQVIVIDNVDKPAFLSLNRNYSFFGKVVHEATIGELILQAKTDSDLINRFLAFYRILDSEKMKLIEDNETVPSDEFIELFHELIMDLDLMDRAGAQFLTIFESVEDEKFEHSYQLLYEVKQRLLKAIANRHEDSLISLYETCNAKIVDNSDYLEYQVHAIKCRQLKNKCLSILSTLDNPLVHGIIKKQFETAENATDKLAAFSLYLDSSASDKIELMQNYQKEAEKNPVSWEAFLRVIGSSSGDDVTDLVRQVEKSQAFRIEQANDQRALLGSFAYNRKMSLQTEKGRELLNETIPKLATVNEYNTVGILNVLANIDRMEEGYHVPLVEMMLGFLNKLDAENNPSVYNRIRKILLNTPSAVKKYEELNGKVDLS, from the coding sequence ATGAAGAGAATATACAAATATTATCCGGAAGATTTTGGCGAACTGAATGTAAAAGTCATTCACATGGATCTTGTATTCGAGATTTTTGATGATCATACAAAAGTAACATCGGATCTGAAATTGCAAACCCTCGAAAAGCCCATTGATGAACTTGAATTGAACTGCAAGAAACTGGAAATATTATCAGTAAATTGCAAAGAATATGATATTGACCATGAATACAAAATAAAAGATGACATTCTTCTTATCAAATTCAAGCAAACAGTACCTGAGAATACTGAAATTGTCATCAGTACTGAAACTATTTGCAGACCCACAGACAATATACTGGAAGGTCTCTATTACGATGAAACACCTGCAGGTGCTCCACCACAGCAGATAACCCAGTGCCAGCAGTGGGGATTCCAGAGAATTGTGCCCTGTATCGATGACATGACCGCAAAGTGCACATATACTACCACCATCATCGCTGATGAGAGATACACAAATCTCATCACAAACGGAGATATTATTGAAGAAAGACACTCTGTCGGAAACGGCAGGGACAAGATTGTCTATGACAATTCTGTCACCCCGATGGCAACCTATCTTTTCTTCCTTGGCGCAGGCACATATGATGCGTTCAAAAAGGAATTTGAATATCCGGACGGCCATACATTTGATCTTGAACTGCTGGTTCCCCCAGGTTCTGACCCTGTAATTGCCGGAAAATCCCTTGATGTCCTCTATGATTCAATTATGTGGATACACCTGTTTACCGGCCCTGAACAACATAACCAGATTGAAAAGCGCAACCAGATCATGAATATGATCAAGCAAAGGGATCTTCTCAAAAGTGAAAAAGAAAATGCTGGTGAGAAACTGGAAAAGATAAGGGAAGAACTGAAAAATGCGATTGCTGCAATTAAGCCAGGATACAAGTACACCGGAACAGTCTACAGGGAGATCGGAATGCAGAATTCCAATTTCGGCGGAATGGAAAATGTTGGAAATACCACAATCAGCACCAATCGTATAATGCCATTCCCTGAGATGACAGACACTGCTTTTGAGTATCTTATGAGAGTGAAAGTGCATGAGTTCTACCACAACCTGAACGGCTCTGAGGTTACAGGATGGAGTCCTTTTGAGATCTGGCTTAACGAAGCTGTTACTGTTCATATTGAAAGGATGTATCACGCATATCACTTTGGAGAAGAATACAGCCGTCTTGGTGAAGTACTAACTCTTCTTGCACCGGGATCAGGGACTTTTGCCCTTGACAGGGGAGCAGCTTCGATGCCAATCATCCCGGACGGGTTCAATGATCCTGATGACCTCATTAGTGCAGTAACCTATGTCAAAGCTCCTGAGTTCGTGAATATGTTAGAAACAATGATGGGAAATGAGACTTTTGTAAAAGCTCTGGATGCCTATCATTCCAAATATAAGCATTCTAATGCCACAAGCTGGGAATGGATTGATGTTATGGAAGAAGCTTCAGGCCTTGAATTAAAAGACATGGCAAATATATGGCTGAAGCAAACACAGTTCCCGGTTCTTAATGTAGAATCTTCTTACAATGAAAACGAAAGAAAATGCACTCTATCTTTCAGGCAGGAAATTCCTGAAGGCAGATCCTTCTGGGAATTACCAATATGCGTAGCTCTTGTAGATGAAAACGGAAATGATCTCGCTGAAGTTATGGAACGTATGACTGACAGGGAACAGGTAATAGTAATTGATAATGTAGATAAACCTGCATTCCTTTCCCTGAACCGCAACTATTCATTCTTCGGAAAAGTTGTCCATGAAGCAACTATTGGTGAACTTATCCTGCAGGCTAAAACTGATTCAGACCTTATTAACAGGTTCCTTGCATTTTACAGGATACTGGATTCTGAGAAGATGAAACTGATCGAGGATAACGAAACAGTACCATCAGATGAATTCATTGAACTTTTCCATGAACTTATTATGGATTTAGATCTGATGGATAGGGCTGGTGCTCAGTTCCTGACTATTTTTGAGTCTGTGGAAGATGAGAAATTTGAACACAGCTATCAGTTGTTGTATGAAGTAAAACAGAGACTTCTCAAAGCAATAGCAAACAGACATGAGGACAGTCTTATATCACTGTATGAGACTTGCAATGCAAAGATTGTTGATAATTCAGATTACCTTGAATACCAGGTTCATGCAATCAAATGTCGACAGTTAAAGAACAAATGCCTATCTATTCTTTCAACCCTTGATAACCCGCTTGTCCATGGTATAATCAAAAAACAATTTGAAACTGCAGAAAATGCCACGGATAAGTTAGCAGCTTTCAGTCTTTATCTTGACAGTTCTGCATCTGATAAGATAGAGCTCATGCAGAATTACCAGAAGGAAGCGGAAAAGAATCCGGTTAGCTGGGAGGCCTTCCTGAGAGTTATTGGAAGCAGCAGCGGGGATGATGTAACCGATCTTGTAAGACAGGTTGAAAAGTCACAAGCTTTCAGGATTGAACAGGCAAATGACCAGAGAGCACTTTTGGGAAGTTTTGCATACAACAGGAAGATGTCCCTGCAAACCGAAAAGGGAAGAGAGCTTCTAAACGAAACTATTCCAAAACTGGCCACGGTGAATGAATACAATACCGTAGGCATTCTCAATGTGCTTGCCAATATTGACAGGATGGAAGAAGGATATCATGTTCCACTTGTAGAAATGATGCTCGGATTCCTGAATAAGCTTGATGCCGAGAATAATCCGAGTGTGTACAACAGAATAAGGAAAATATTGCTTAATACGCCAAGTGCGGTAAAAAAATATGAGGAGCTCAATGGGAAAGTTGACCTGAGTTGA